CGCCCGCGGATTCGAGCCGTTCCGGGGTTCCCGCTCATACACCATCAGCCCCTGCCGTCCGACGTCACGAAGCCGCGGCCCACGGGCTGCACGGGCCGTCAGCCGGCTCCCGCCCCGAGCGTCCCCCTTGCGCCGCCCCACCACGGTAGTCGGCGAGGGCCCCGACCCGGCCGATGGCCGGAGCCGGCTCGGGGCCGCCTGTGACCAGACGCGTCCGCCCCACCCTGGAGGCATGACGCAGAACGCTCCCGCCCGGGGGCCCTGCGCGGGCGGTGTGGCGGGAGCAAAGTGGAGCCGTTACGGCTGGTCAGCAGCTGTATGGCCCGAGGTGCCTGGCGCCTGACGTGACCCGTAGCCGGGAAGCGCTCGTCTGACCTCAGCTGCGCCCGGAGAAACGGCGGACGACCGGCTCCAGGTAGTCGGCGTGCGGCCCGGGCAGACCGGCCAGTTCGTCCGGTGAACGCACCAGGGCAAGCCCGTCGAGCTCAGGTTCACGGCCCTCGGCGCGCTCCGCTGCCGCAGCAGCGGTGAACGTAGCGCGCAGCGTTGCCTCGGGAAGGGGCGGCGCCAGGTAGGTCAGGCCGACGCTGCTGTGCTTGCCACGGGTGACCACCCACAGCCTCAGGGTCTCGGAAGCCACGCTGATCCCCACCTCCTCGACGAGTTCCCGCGCGGCCTGGCCGGCCAGTGCCGACTCGTCCAGCAGCGCCCCGCCCTGGGGAGGCTCCACCGATCCCCCTGGCAGCTGCCAGCGGCCCGGGGTGGCCGTGGAGGGCGACATCCTCGCCACCAGCACACGGCCGTCGTCAGCCGGCTGAATCACGTTCACGAACAACGAAGGCAGCGCGGTGGCACCGGGAACGCGACGCAAAGCGTAATGCCGGTACGTCACACGTACCCACGACAGCCGCAGGACGCGCGGCCCCGGCTCCAGCCCGGCACATGCCACCACGGGCCCGTCGAAGAGAGCAGGGTTGGCCCGCACCGCCAAGTCCCACACCCGGTCCCGGGCCTCGGCGTCCCGGGTCGACACCGGCGGCTCCGCGGCTTCGGCCAGCAAGACCCGTTCGACCTCGAAGAGCTCGATGCCCGCGGGGGGCAGCGTCTCGGTCACCGGCCCATCGTAGAGTCCGCTGCGGCCCTCGTGCCTCGCCGTCCGAAGCGATCGGCCGACCACCTGGGAGAACGGACCGTCCCCCGTTCAGCCCGGCCCCCAGGGCGGTGCACCGATCTCCAGGCCGAAGCCCAGACCCAGCTACACCTCGCTCTCGGGTCGGACGTGGCTATGGGACAGCGAGGTCAGGGCGCGCCGGTGGGCTGGGGTGAGCAGGCCGAGCGACAGATTCATGGCCGGTGGTGGAGCATCGTGGCCACGCCGGCGTCGCTGCTGGAGGTGTAGTTGATGCCGCGCAGGACTGCGACAGGGGCGCCGCGACCACGCTGGCCGAGGATGATTCCCGCGGCGGCGGCGACCAGGTCGGTGAGGGTCTCCTCCTGCTTCTTGCCGCCGTGCTCGGTCGTCCGCAGCGGGGCGATCCCGGCGGCGCCGATGGAGATGACGGTGGCGCCGCGCCGGTCGGCGCGGCCGTCGGAGTCCGCGATGACGACCGCGACATCTGCGCCGGTGTAGGTGGTCAGGGTGTCGCGC
Above is a genomic segment from Streptomyces marincola containing:
- a CDS encoding NUDIX hydrolase — translated: MTETLPPAGIELFEVERVLLAEAAEPPVSTRDAEARDRVWDLAVRANPALFDGPVVACAGLEPGPRVLRLSWVRVTYRHYALRRVPGATALPSLFVNVIQPADDGRVLVARMSPSTATPGRWQLPGGSVEPPQGGALLDESALAGQAARELVEEVGISVASETLRLWVVTRGKHSSVGLTYLAPPLPEATLRATFTAAAAAERAEGREPELDGLALVRSPDELAGLPGPHADYLEPVVRRFSGRS